The Zingiber officinale cultivar Zhangliang chromosome 9A, Zo_v1.1, whole genome shotgun sequence genome window below encodes:
- the LOC122021160 gene encoding transcription factor MYC2-like has protein sequence MEIPSSSQRFLQPPSATIPPFAAAQLPRETLQQRLRSLIDGARQSWTYAIFWKSTRSDASTVLAWDDGYYHGCGEEKRKPGAGASTLSKEEQEHRKRVLRQLNAMVSGGDDSPDEEVTDTEWFFLVSMTQTFAPGAGLPGQALLSSSPVWLTGADAMVEAPCERARQAMAFGLRTIACVPLVGGAVMELGSTREVNQSSEFLNKIRALFSHRNYYGLPLPSPTLPLPDPCAMYFPISQPAGSLCVDKHIPREIRQSTSSNDEGFLCTSAPAPTTVVKLEGLLAGDGSDQSEREASAMKPDKTPKKRGRKPAKGREEPVDHVEAERQRREKLNQKFYALRSVVPNVSKMDKASLLADAVTYINQLRRKSQALEAELGALRSEIEAIAAGSRQTPPPIPSSGRRCVGELEVEVKILGWEAMIRVQSDRQWHPAARLMVALSELDLEVHYANVSVVKELMIQQVNVKMTSRIYTQEQLTNALFASVAGCGRSDHTAFLYQLDYVREGLGGPIR, from the coding sequence ATGGAGATTCCTTCCAGCTCCCAACGATTTTTGCAGCCGCCCTCGGCCACCATTCCTCCTTTCGCTGCAGCCCAACTTCCTCGGGAGACCCTGCAACAGCGCCTCCGCTCGCTAATCGACGGCGCCCGACAGAGCTGGACGTACGCCATCTTCTGGAAGTCCACGCGCTCCGACGCCTCCACCGTCCTCGCCTGGGACGACGGATACTACCATGGTTGCGGGGAGGAGAAGCGCAAACCTGGCGCTGGTGCGTCTACGCTCTCAAAGGAGGAGCAGGAACACCGCAAGCGCGTCCTTCGGCAGCTCAATGCCATGGTTTCCGGAGGCGACGACTCGCCCGACGAGGAGGTCACCGACACCGAGTGGTTCTTCCTCGTGTCGATGACGCAAACGTTTGCTCCCGGCGCCGGGCTCCCCGGCCAGGCCCTCCTCTCCAGCTCCCCGGTGTGGCTCACTGGAGCGGACGCCATGGTGGAGGCGCCGTGCGAGCGGGCGCGGCAGGCGATGGCGTTCGGGTTGCGGACCATAGCCTGCGTCCCCCTCGTCGGCGGCGCCGTCATGGAGCTCGGATCCACTCGCGAGGTCAACCAGAGCTCCGAGTTCTTGAACAAGATAAGAGCCCTGTTCAGCCATAGAAACTATTATGGTCTCCCTCTACCATCGCCGACGTTGCCGCTGCCAGATCCTTGCGCGATGTATTTTCCGATTTCCCAACCCGCCGGATCCCTCTGCGTAGACAAACACATCCCCCGCGAGATCAGGCAGTCGACGTCTAGCAACGACGAAGGGTTCCTCTGCACGTCCGCCCCGGCGCCAACGACGGTAGTGAAGTTGGAAGGACTCTTAGCCGGAGACGGCTCTGACCAATCAGAAAGGGAAGCGTCGGCGATGAAGCCGGATAAGACGCCGAAGAAGCGGGGGCGTAAACCGGCCAAAGGCCGCGAGGAGCCGGTCGACCACGTGGAGGCGGAGCGGCAGCGGCGCGAGAAGCTGAATCAGAAGTTCTACGCGCTGCGCTCCGTTGTGCCCAACGTGTCCAAGATGGACAAGGCCTCCCTTCTGGCCGACGCCGTCACCTACATCAACCAGCTCCGCCGCAAGTCGCAGGCTCTCGAGGCCGAGCTCGGCGCTCTCAGGTCGGAGATAGAGGCGATTGCCGCCGGCAGCCGGCAAACACCGCCGCCCATTCCTTCTAGCGGGAGGCGGTGCGTGGGGGAACTGGAGGTGGAGGTGAAGATTCTGGGGTGGGAGGCGATGATTCGGGTGCAAAGCGACCGGCAGTGGCACCCGGCGGCCAGGTTGATGGTGGCGCTGTCGGAGCTGGATCTTGAGGTGCACTACGCCAACGTGTCGGTGGTGAAGGAGCTGATGATCCAGCAGGTTAACGTCAAGATGACGAGCCGGATTTACACGCAAGAACAGCTAACGAATGCGCTTTTTGCTAGCGTCGCCGGCTGTGGGCGGTCCGATCACACAGCATTTCTATACCAGTTGGATTACGTCCGTGAAGGCTTAGGCGGTCCGATCAGGTAG
- the LOC122020123 gene encoding probable phosphoribosylformylglycinamidine synthase, chloroplastic/mitochondrial, protein MDFIGGACAIGEQPLKGLLNPKAMARMAVGEALTNLVWAQVTSLGDVKDSGNWMSAAKLDGGAAAMYDATMSVSESMIQLGIAIDGGKDSLSMAANAAGELVKAPGNLVISTYLTCPDITKTVTLDLKLGDDGILLHIDLAKGHRRLGGSALAQAFDQVGSECPDRNDVLYLKKAFEAVQELLSNCGMQLNLSSKGHNLLQVLFVEELGLVLEGNSLNVDKVMQKLEAIGISSEIIGNVTSSPTIELSVDGIMQLKEQTSFPRDLWEETSST, encoded by the exons ATGGATTTTATTGGTGGTGCTTGTGCAATAGGAGAGCAACCACTGAAAGGTTTGTTGAATCCGAAAGCTATGGCAAGGATGGCTGTTGGTGAAGCATTGACAAATTTAGTTTGGGCACAGGTTACATCTCTTGGAGATGTAAAGGATAGTGGTAATTGGATGTCTGCTGCAAAACTCGATGGAGGAGCAGCAGCTATGTATGATGCTACTATGTCTGTCTCAGAATCCATGATACAACTGGGTATAGCCATCGATGGGGGAAAGGATAGTCTTTCTATGGCTGCAAATGCAGCTGGTGAGCTTGTCAAGGCTCCTGGTAACCTAGTCATTAGCACCTATTTAACTTGCCCTGATATAACAAAGACTGTAACTCTTGACTTAAAGCTTGGAGATGATGGAATCCTTTTACACATTGATCTAGCAAAAGGACATCGCCGATTAGGTGGCTCTGCACTTGCACAGGCATTTGACCAAGTTGGCAGCGAGTGCCCTGACCGTAATGATGTATTATACCTGAAAAAGGCATTTGAAGCTGTCCAAGAACTTCTGA GTAATTGTGGTATGCAGTTGAACTTGAGTTCCAAGGGTCACAACCTTCTTCAAGTTTTGTTTGTAGAGGAGCTCGGTCTTGTTCTTGAGGGCAATTCGCTGAATGTTGACAAAGTTATGCAAAAGCTTGAAGCAATTGGAATTTCTAGTGAGATAATTGGAAATGTTACTTCTTCGCCAACTATAGAGTTGTCTGTCGATGGAATCATGCAACTGAAAGAACAAACTTCTTTCCCTAGGGACTTGTGGGAGGAGACAAGTTCAACTTGA
- the LOC122019073 gene encoding probable phosphoribosylformylglycinamidine synthase, chloroplastic/mitochondrial, translating into MERSKRFLWCLRKGSKPLEESQISDFASLVHDRMTEFIERGRQALEEINVKMGLSFDEQDIQYYTKLLRDDIKRNPTTVELFDVVQSNSEHSRHWFFNGKLIIDGETMSRTLMQIVKGTLKANPNNSVIGFMDNSSTIKGFAVSQLRPVSPGLTCPFDNMMPELDVLFTTETHNFPCAIAPYRGAETRVGGHIRDTHAIGQGYFVVASTAGYCVGNLHIEGTYAPWEDSSFTYPSNLATPLQILVSASDGTSDYGNKFGEPRIQGYTRTFVGGIGKIDHVHISKGEPEVGMLVVKIGGPAYRIGMGGGATSSMLSGNNDAELDFNAMQRGDAEMAQKLYRVVRACVEMGDKNPIISIHDQVLGVIVML; encoded by the exons ATGGAGAGGTCAAAGAGattcctttggtgtcttaggaaAGGAAGCAAGCCACTAGAGGAGAGCCAGATCAGTGATTTTGCATCACTTGTTCATGATAGGATGACAGAAT TCATCGAGAGGGGAAGACAAGCATTGGAAGAGATTAATGtaaagatgggcctttcttttgATGAACAAGATATTCAATACTACACCAAACTTTTAAGAGATGACATTAAGAGGAATCCAACAACAGTTGAGCTCTTTGATGTTGTACAGTCAAACAGTGAGCATAGCAGACATTGGTTCTTTAATGGGAAGCTCATTATAGATGGTGAGACAATGAGCAGAACACTAATGCAAATTGTGAAGGGCACTTTGAAGGCAAATCCAAATAATTCTGTGATTGGATTCATGGACAATTCAAGTACAATAAAGGGGTTTGCAGTATCCCAGTTGCGCCCAGTATCACCTGGCCTGACATGCCCCTTTGATAATATGATGCCTGAACTAGATGTATTATTTACTACAGAGACCCATAATTTTCCTTGTGCCATAGCTCCTTACCGCGGGGCAGAAACAAGAGTTGGAGGTCACATAAGGGACACACATGCTATTGGACAGGGATATTTTGTTGTAGCTTCTACAGCAGGATATTGTGTTGGTAATCTTCATATTGAGGGGACCTATGCGCCATGGGAAGATTCATCTTTCACATATCCATCAAATTTGGCTACTCCTTTACAAATTTTGGTTTCTGCAAGTGATGGAACATCTGACTATGGCAATAAGTTTGGAGAGCCTCGGATTCAAGGTTACACAAGGACATTTG TGGGGGGCATTGGAAAAATTGATCATGTGCACATATCAAAAGGAGAACCAGAAGTTGGAATGCTTGTTGTCAAGATCGGAGGTCCAGCTTATCGAATTGGAATGGGAGGTGGTGCAACTTCAAGCATGCTCAGCGGGAACAATGATGCAGAATTAGATTTTAATGCAATGCAGCGAGGAGATGCTGAAATGGCTCAGAAGCTTTATCGTGTAGTACGTGCTTGTGTTgaaatgggagataaaaatcctATTATTAGCATCCATGATCAGGTGCTGGGGGTAATTGTAATGTTGTAA